Part of the Henckelia pumila isolate YLH828 chromosome 2, ASM3356847v2, whole genome shotgun sequence genome is shown below.
TCCTAGACCCCATGCATCAAATTACAAGGCCCCTCTCCATTTATTCAGCCTCCCCTTCTGACCCTGTTTCTACTTAACTTCTCTTCCTAATCGATCAAGAACTCAGACCAAACCTCAACTTGTCTTTCAAACCTTATATTTCACAAATATCTGCaaattttttctaatttttattCCATTCCTTCTGCCAATTTTCTTACAACTAGATAGCATCTCCTCTGTTCATTGTTTCTTGCACCAGTTCACAAGAATGGCAATGCCTGTAATATCTTTGACTCTATCCAACAACAGCAATGCCAGAAGGGATGCTTCCTTCTCCTCGTACTTGAATGAAAACGAGGAAAGCTTCGTGCTTAGTTTATCAGGACGAAAGAAGACGGAAGACAAAGAAATCGATGTATTCGATGCCCATAAATACTTCAACGAAGGGACGAATCAAACCTGTAAAATCGTGAAGAATCTGAAAAACTTTCCCTATGTTGATCAGGGAAGGAAAGATGACCCGTTCGAATTTCTTTCGGTGAAAACTCGACGCTGGACGTCTTCCCGGAGCGTACGTTCGGAGTCGAGTTGTAAATCAAGCTGCAATAGTCGGAGCAGGCTGATGCATGGTACTGTTTCAAGAAACCAGCAGCCTGGAAAGATGAACAAGAGGATTACTTTTCTGGATGTTATTAGTTGTTCTTGCATTGGCAAGGATTCCAATGATATCCACGATTATGTGGCGGAAAATTGGAAATCGGGTCCGGGAGATAAATCCAGGGATTTGGGAGGTAAGAACTCGGAATCAGGGCACAATTGTGTGAAATCCGATGAGCCTGGATTGAGGTTGAACTCAGATAACCATTTCAGCTTCCCTGTTTTCAGTCCGAATTACGAAGAAGATGGTAATAACAAGAGGAAATCCCTGGAAGTGTTCGGTTCCCCGGAACTCGATGACAGGATATACTCCAGGGGCCTGGAGAAAAAATTCAACATGTTTGCATGGAACGCGGTTTCTCCAGGGAGAGCGGTGAACCAGATCAAAATCCCTCCGATTTCCGGGGGAATAGACTTTGATGAAACTCGTGGTGAAAGTGACAGTGACGCGAGTTCGGAGACGTTTGAAACCGAGAGCATGCCCAAAAACAGGGGCCTCTCTCTTTCCAGGCAGGGATCGGATTCCCTGTCGGGCCGAAACTACTACGCGCCAAGCGAAGCGAGCGCCGAGTGGAGCGTGATCACCGCGAGTGCGGCGGACTTCTCCGCCCTGTCGGATTCCGATGATGCGGAATCCACCGCGAGTGCGGCTCGTAAACCCGGAAAGAAAGTGAAAAATTCGTCGTCTACGAACGCCGAAAGTCCGAAAGTTGGATCCATTTTCCTGTCGGGGTGTAAGAATCAGAAAGCTGTGAGAGTGGCTGGAAATGTGCATAAACCTGATACAAAGGCACATTTTCCCAGTGCGAGAGGATTCCAAAAACATCCAGTTTCGAGATTTAGTGGGGAGAATAAGGTGATGGGTTCCAGTGCCAAAATCAGGAAGCCATCGTTTGAAGGGCAAAAGCTAAGTCGATCACGATCCGGAGGTGCAAAAAATCTTTTATACATTATGTAAAATGTTTATATTTGTTTATGCTGTTTGTTTAACCAATTGTTATCATATTAATGATGATTTAATGATGATAAAATTGCATATTTTGGTTTATGTATATTTTGTTGCTTCGAGATTTTGGGTACTTTtacattttaaaaattatgatttatgacTATCGTATTTCTATCCCTTTAATTTAGTCACCGTTTGCTGACGCGCACGGTGCCATATTGTTGCATTTTAGAGTAAATGTCTAAGAGTACAAAAAATTGAAAGATgcttatttgaaaaaaaaataaataaaattgaaagatacaTTACTCATACAAACATATTTGGTTATGAGTTAGATTATGAAAATCGCAAAGAATCAAATAAACGAGACAAAAACTACAATTTCCTCGTAAATATATAATCTTTGGCAAAAAATGATCATATGGTGTCATatatcaattttgtgagactgATATGTTATTTGACTAGATTTATGAAAAGTTGTttatttttatgctaaaaataatacttttaattgaAAATATGGGTCGGATCGACTAATCTCATCATGGATATAGATATGTGAAACGTCTAACTAGAGATATAC
Proteins encoded:
- the LOC140879081 gene encoding protein PHYTOCHROME KINASE SUBSTRATE 1-like, producing the protein MAMPVISLTLSNNSNARRDASFSSYLNENEESFVLSLSGRKKTEDKEIDVFDAHKYFNEGTNQTCKIVKNLKNFPYVDQGRKDDPFEFLSVKTRRWTSSRSVRSESSCKSSCNSRSRLMHGTVSRNQQPGKMNKRITFLDVISCSCIGKDSNDIHDYVAENWKSGPGDKSRDLGGKNSESGHNCVKSDEPGLRLNSDNHFSFPVFSPNYEEDGNNKRKSLEVFGSPELDDRIYSRGLEKKFNMFAWNAVSPGRAVNQIKIPPISGGIDFDETRGESDSDASSETFETESMPKNRGLSLSRQGSDSLSGRNYYAPSEASAEWSVITASAADFSALSDSDDAESTASAARKPGKKVKNSSSTNAESPKVGSIFLSGCKNQKAVRVAGNVHKPDTKAHFPSARGFQKHPVSRFSGENKVMGSSAKIRKPSFEGQKLSRSRSGGAKNLLYIM